The following nucleotide sequence is from Nautilia sp. PV-1.
ACGGCATATAATCCAAAGGGCATGATTTATAACGATTTTCTTAATTTTTTAAGAAATACTGAACTTGAAAGCGTAATAAAAGCTTTTGGCTATGAATCTTATTTAAGCATTGGAGAGCTGTTTGACTACAGTGAAAAGTCTTTTATTATTTATGACATAGAAAAAAAAGACGCAATAGAAATAGCCCGTAAATTTGACCAGTATTCAATATTTTACAACAGCGGAGATTATATTTCGGTTACGGAATGCGAAACAGAAAAAGATATATTAAAATACGAATATAAAAAGCATTATAAATAAAGGAGCGATATGCAGGATTACAAAGACAGAAAATTTACTTTTCCGGAAATATTAGGCGTTACGGCGGCTTTTATTATGTTTATAGCAATAGGAATGATTATGGGCGGTACGGCAGCCGGAAATAACAAAGTTTTTTACGGGGGAGCGGGGTTGTTCAGCCTGGGTGCCGTTATTGCGGTTTATCTTCTTCTGAAATACGGCAAAAAAAAGGAAGACGATTTTTAAATGTATATTATGCAGCGGTTTTTCGTTTGATGTAATTTGCAAAAAGTGTCAAAAAAGATATTTACGGCCGAAAATAAGAAAAAAAGACAATATAGTTTCTTTTTACGACTATGAAACTATAGAGCATTTAATTAAATACAAATATCATAAATTCGGAAACAGGGTTTTTAAAATTTTGGCTCAAAACTCCTTAAAATATTTAGCAGGGGAAATAAAAGAGAGCTTTTATGTAATTCCCGTGGACGATAAAACAAAAAAAGGGTTTTCCCATACGGCCGTTTTGGCCCATGAAATGAAAACGGAGTTTATAAAACCTCTTTACCGCTCACTGCTCTCTTCAAGCAATGTACAATATGCGGGCAAATCTCTTGAATTCAGACTTAAAAATCCCAGAAATTTTATTTATAAAGGCAAATCAGGTATCGATGTGATTTTGATTGACGATATTGCCACAACCGGACTGACGCTTAACGAAGCGAAAGAGTGTCTGCTTGAAAACGGCGTAAATGTTGTATTAAGCGCAGTTTTGGCAAATTTAAAAAAATAATTTGGTATAATATTGCTAAAAAGAAATAAAGGATATTAATGCAAGTAATTCCTGTCAGTATTGAAGATACACTTTCAAAAAGCTATTTAGAATATTCAATGAGCGTTATAGTAGGACGTGCTCTTCCGGACGTAAGAGACGGACTGAAGCCCGTTCACAGAAGAATTCTTTATGCTATGCACAAAATGGGTATTACAGCCGGAAGCGCATATAAAAAATCAGCAAGAATTGTAGGGGACGTTATCGGTAAATACCATCCTCACGGTGACAGTGCGGTTTATGAAGCACTTGTCAGAATGGCACAGCCGTTTTCTATGAGAATGCCTCTTATTGACGGTCAGGGGAACTTCGGTAGTATAGACGGTGACAATGCGGCCGCTATGAGATATACAGAGGCCAGACTTACTAAAATTGCCGAAGAGCTGTTAAAAGATATTGATAAAGATACAGTGGATTTCATACCTAACTACGACGGGACTGAAAGAGAACCCGTAGTCCTGCCTGCAAGATTTCCAAATCTGCTTGTTAACGGAAGCAGTGGTATTGCCGTAGGTATGGCTACAAATATACCTCCTCATAACCTTGAAGAGCTGATTGACGCTCTTATTTATATGATTGACAATAAAGACGCAACACTTGAAGATATACTGCAGTTCGTAAAAGGACCTGATTTCCCTACAGGCGGTACTATTTTCGGTAAAAGCGGGATAATTGAAGCTTATAAAACCGGAAGAGGAAGTATTAAAATCAGAGCGAAACACCATATCGAACATAAAGGAAACAAAGAGGTAATCGTAATAGACGAGCTTCCTTTCCAGGTTAACAAAGCTAAACTGATTGAAAAAATAAGCGACCTTGTAAAAGATAAAATTGTCGAGGGTATCAGCGAAGTAAGAGACGAGAGCGACAGGGAAGGAATTAGGGTTGTAATTGAGCTTAAAAAAGACGCAATGAGCGAAATCATACTGAACAATCTTTATAAACACACTCAAATGCAGGTAAGCTTCGGTATCAATATGCTCGGAATTTATGACAAACAGCCTAAACTTTTCAATCTTTTCGAGCTTCTTGACATATTCATCAAACATAGAAAAACAGTAGTTATCAGAAGAACGATTTATGAACTTGAAGAAGCAAAAAGAAGAGCCCATATTTTAGAAGGGTTGCTGATTGCGCTTGCAAATATTGACGAAGTTGTGGAAATAATTAAAAAATCTAACGACACAAAAGAAGCAAAAGAAAATTTAATCAGCAGATTTGAATTAAGCGACGTTCAGGCTCAGGCGATACTAGATATGAGACTTGCAAGACTGACATCTTTGGAAGTTGAAAAGCTAGAAAACGAATACAAAGAACTTATGGAAAAAATCGAATATCTAAATTCAATACTTAAAGACGAAAATATCCTAAACGGAGTTATTAAAGACGAACTTATTGAAATTAAGAAAAAATATCCGACTCCTAGGCTTACAAACATTGAAGAGGATTATGACGCAATCGATATAGAAGATCTAATTCCTAATGAAGAGATGGTTGTAACAATTACTCACAGAGGGTACGTAAAAAGAGTGCCGCTAAAAGCTTACGAAAGACAAAACAGAGGCGGTAAAGGTAAAAAAGCCCTTACCATATATGAAGACGACTTTATTGAAGACTTTTATGTAGCCAATTCACACGATACTCTGATGATTATAACAGACAGAGGTCAGCTGCACTGGCTTAAAGTTTACAGAATTCCGGAAGGAAGC
It contains:
- the gyrA gene encoding DNA gyrase subunit A, with the translated sequence MQVIPVSIEDTLSKSYLEYSMSVIVGRALPDVRDGLKPVHRRILYAMHKMGITAGSAYKKSARIVGDVIGKYHPHGDSAVYEALVRMAQPFSMRMPLIDGQGNFGSIDGDNAAAMRYTEARLTKIAEELLKDIDKDTVDFIPNYDGTEREPVVLPARFPNLLVNGSSGIAVGMATNIPPHNLEELIDALIYMIDNKDATLEDILQFVKGPDFPTGGTIFGKSGIIEAYKTGRGSIKIRAKHHIEHKGNKEVIVIDELPFQVNKAKLIEKISDLVKDKIVEGISEVRDESDREGIRVVIELKKDAMSEIILNNLYKHTQMQVSFGINMLGIYDKQPKLFNLFELLDIFIKHRKTVVIRRTIYELEEAKRRAHILEGLLIALANIDEVVEIIKKSNDTKEAKENLISRFELSDVQAQAILDMRLARLTSLEVEKLENEYKELMEKIEYLNSILKDENILNGVIKDELIEIKKKYPTPRLTNIEEDYDAIDIEDLIPNEEMVVTITHRGYVKRVPLKAYERQNRGGKGKKALTIYEDDFIEDFYVANSHDTLMIITDRGQLHWLKVYRIPEGSRTSKGKAIVNLINLDKDEKIQTIIKTEDFDETKSLAFFTKNGIVKRTNLSEFKNIRSTGVRAITIDEGDELVTAKIVEPNDKQLFIVTKKGMAIRFPVDTVREMGRTARGVTGIRFKIDGDEVVGALALDDENQEILTLSEKGFGKRTEANLYRLTNRGGKGVIAMKLTNKTGDLVGVVATEKDHDLMVLTSSGKMIRVSIDSISKTGKNTQGVRVVKLDSGDRVVSLAKTPSEKEENTLFDEEE
- a CDS encoding ComF family protein, with the translated sequence MAQNSLKYLAGEIKESFYVIPVDDKTKKGFSHTAVLAHEMKTEFIKPLYRSLLSSSNVQYAGKSLEFRLKNPRNFIYKGKSGIDVILIDDIATTGLTLNEAKECLLENGVNVVLSAVLANLKK
- a CDS encoding DUF3293 domain-containing protein produces the protein MLRFNVIGIGDYIGKCVYDEAEDALLVDGEIVLDFKKKYKDYLKYTKFMIHTLDGREWISFQFLPQNGEILKRKFAIITAYNPKGMIYNDFLNFLRNTELESVIKAFGYESYLSIGELFDYSEKSFIIYDIEKKDAIEIARKFDQYSIFYNSGDYISVTECETEKDILKYEYKKHYK